CGGCCGGCGGTTCGTGCCGATCATGGTCGCGGGCGTGATGATCGTGGTCGCGGTCCTCATGGGCCTGATCTACCCGTGGTTCGACAAGGGCCTGACCTGGGTCGGCGAGAGCATCTCCGGCAGCACGATCATCGGCGCGGGTGTCTACGGCACGATCAATCGCCTGCTGATCCCCCTCGGCCTGCACCACATCCCGAACACGTTCATGTGGCAGGTGTTCGGCGACTACGAGGGCAAGACCGGCGACATCCCGCGGTTCTTCGCGGGCGACCCGTCGGCGGGCACGTTCATGACCGGCTTCTTCCCGATCTTCATGTTCGCGCTCCCGGCGGCGGCCCTGGCCATCGTGCACACGGCCCGCCCGGCGCAGCGGAAGATCGTCGCCGGCATCATGGGCTCGGCCGCGCTGACGGCGTTCATCACGGGTGTGACCGAACCGCTGGAGTTCGCGTTCATGTTCGTGGCGTGGCCGCTCTACGTGATCCACGCGTTCCTCACGGGCACGTCGCTGGCCATCAGCAACGCGCTGGGCATCCACGACGGGTTCGGGTTCTCCGCCGGTGCGATCGACTACGCCCTCAACTTCAGCATCGCGACCAAACCCCTGCTGATCCTGGTGCTGGGCGTGATCTACGCGCTCATCTACTACTTCCTGTTCCGCTTCGTCATCACGAAGTGGAACCTGAAGACGCCGGGCCGCGACGAGGACGAGGACCCGGAAGCCGACCAGAGCATCGTCGACGGTCCCGAGGACAAGTCCGGCGAGGCCAAGAATGGCAAGAACGGAAAGAAGGGCCGGCGGGACGCCACCGCGTCCTGAACCGGCGGAGGAAAGACGAGAGGACGGGTCATGCCTGAGCGACGGGTCACCGTGGCGAGCAAGGTCGGACTGCACGCACGCCCTGCCGCACTGCTGGCGAAGGCGGCGGCCGGGCAGTCGGTCAAGGTCACCATCCGCAAGGACGACGGCCAACCGGTCGAGGCGGCGAGCGTGCTGAATCTGATGACGCTCGGCGCGATGCACGGCGACGAGGTCGTGCTGGCCGCGGACGGCGACGGCGCGGACGCCGCGCTGGAGACGATCGCCGAGATGATCGCCACCGACCTGGACGAGGGCTGATCCCCCTCAGCACCACGGCTGGGCCCTGCTCGCACCCTCGCGCGGGCAGGGCCCAGTGGCATGTCCAGGGGTCCCGGAGTGGACGACTCACGGTGCCCGAGTGGACGACTCGCGGTGCCGGACTGAAGCGCTCGCGTGTTCTGAGCGTTGAATTCGGGGGTCCTGAACGTAGGACACGGTGGTCCTGAACGTAGGACTCGCGGGTTCTGAACGTAGGACTCTCGCGGTTAGAGGGGGAGCGGGAGGAGGTTGGCGGTGGCCTCGCGGAGGGCGGAGCGCATGGCCTCGCGGGGGGCCGGGAGGCCGGTGAACTGCTCGGCCTGGCCGAACGCCTGGTGCAGGAGCATGTCCAGGCCGGTGGCCAGGGTCCGGCCCCGCTTCTCCACCGCGTAGGCCAACGGCGTCGGCCACGGGTGGTAGATGACGTCCAGGATGGTCGGCGCCTCGGCCAGCGCCACGGCGATCGGCTCGGTGGCGGCCGGCGGCACGGTGCTCACCAGCACGTCCGACGACGCGGCCAGAGCGGCGAAGTCGGCGTCGTCCCAGGTGACCAAGTCCAAGTCCAAGCCCAGCCTGGACGCGCAGGTTTCCGCCTCGGCGGCACGGGAGACCGAGCGGACCACCAGCGAGACCGACCGGACGCCGACCGACGCCAACGCCACCAGGGCCGCGGTAGCCGTGCCGCCCGCGCCCAGCAGCACGGCACGCGTGCCTGACGTGAAGCCGCACACCGCACGAAGCGCGCCCAGCACCCCGTCCACGTCGGTGTTGTCCGCACGCCAGCCGTCGGCGACCGGCACCAGGGTGTTCGCCGCGCCCACCTGGACCGCACGCGGAGTGGACGAAGTGGCCACGGCCAGCGCCGCACGCTTGTTCGGCATCGTCACCGACAGCCCGGCCCACGACGGATCCAGCCCCGCCACCAGGGACGGAACGCCGTCCGCCTCGCACTCGATCCGCGAGTAAGTCCAGTCGGACAGCCCGAGCGCCGAGAAAGCCGCGTTGTGCAGCACGGGCGACAAGGAGTGGGCCACCGGCGAGCCGATGACCGCCGCACGCCGCGTCACGTCAGAAGACGCCTTCCGCTTCGGCCCTGGCCGCCACGACCTTGTGCTCGTCGTAGGTGTTCGTGAAGCAGGACGTTCCGTCCTTCTGGCACTTCACGAAGTACATCCAAGGGCCCTCTTCGGGCGCGATCGCGGCGGCGATGGCCTGCTGGCCGGGCGAGCCGATCGGCGTCGGCGGCAGCCCCTTCACCTTGTAGGTGTTGTACGGCCCGGAGGCGGCGCGGTCCTCGTCGCTGGTGGTGATGATCGGCCGGTCGAGCTTGTAGTTGACCGTGGAGTCGAACTGGAGGATCTGCCCCTCCGCGAGCCGGCTGTACACGACCCGCGAGATCTTGCCGAAGTCCTTGGTCAGGCCTTCCTTCTCGACCAGGGACGCGATGACCAGCACCTCGTACGGCCGGAAACCGGTCTTCAGCGTGCCGGTCGGGATGCCGTAACCCTGCAACCGCGACAGGGACGTGGCGATCACGCTCTTCAGCACCTCGATCGGTTCCGCACCCGGCTTGACGTGGTACAGGCCCGGCACGATGAGGCCTTCGAGCCGGTTCTCCTTCGGCGCGTTCGCCACGTCGCCCAGCGCCCAGTCCGGGATGCCGAGCGCGGCCGGGTCGGCGTTGTCCGCCGTTTCCCGCAGCTGCTCGGTCGTCACGCACCGCTGCTGTCCGTCCAGCTCGACGCACGACGCGGTGGACAGCTGCGACAGGATGCCCTTGGTGATGCTGCCGTCCGGCGCGGTGATGTCGTGCAGGACGTTGCCGCCCTTGACCTCCAGCGGCACGACCTTCGCCGCCGGGTCCACCATCCGCGACACCGCGGCCTCACCCGACATCTTCGTCTTCATCAGGTAGAAGCCGGGCTGGATGGCGGTGACCCGCGCGTCGTCCGCGCCCGCCTCGGTGAACGCCCGCGAGCTGGCCACCACGCCCTGGTCCTTGAGCGTGTTCGCGATGGTGGTGACCAGGTCGCCGTCCTTGACCTCGACCACCACGTCCGCCTCGCCCGCGCCCGCGAAGTCGTCGTACGAGCCGATGCCGCTCAGCGTCTGGTACCCGTAGTACGCGCCGACACCACCGCCGGCCAGCACCAACGCCACGACGACCCAGAGGATCGTCCGCTTGCGCCTGCGCTTGGCCCGACGGGCCGCCGCCGTGTCGTTCTTGCCGCGCGTCCGCTCGTCTGGGCGCGCGTCGGGATCGGTGAACAACCCGAGGTCGTCGTTCACGAGCCGTCCTTAGCTCCGGGGGCCCGCTCCTCAGCGGCGCGGGCCACGTGTCGCGCCCGTCCGTCCAGCCACGACTGCAAGATCTCGACCGCGGCAGCCTGGTCGACGACGGCGCGTTGTTTCTTGCCTCGCACGCCCCGCTCGGCGAGCACCCGGCTCGCCGTGACGGTGGTCAACCGCTCATCGGTGAGCCGCACCGGCACCGGGGCGACGCGCTCGGCCAACGCCGCAGCGTACGCCGCCGCCGCCGATGCCGCCGGCCCATGTCTGCCGGCGAGCGTGCGGGGCAGTCCGACCACGACTTCGACCACGTCGTGCTCGGTGACGAGAGCCGCCAGGTCCGAGAGGTCCCGACCGGTCTTCACGTCACGTGCCAGGGTAACCAGCGGCGTCGCGAGGAACGCGCCGGGATCGCTCAGCGCCACCCCGACGCGGACCGCGCCGACGTCGACGCCCAGCCTCCGACCGAGGCCGGGGTCGTCGACGCCGGGGCGATCAGCGCTGCTCAAGAGCCCGGTCCACCTCGGCGCGGAGCGCGGTGATGGCCTCGGCGACACCGCTCGGGTTCGTGCCGCCACCCTGGGCGAGGTCCGGCTTGCCGCCGCCACGACCACCCACGGCCGGGGCGAACGCGGGCATCAGCTTGCCGGCGGCCAGGCCCAGGTCACGGGCGGCGGCCGTGGTGGCCACCACGAAGCTGACCTTGTCGCCGTCCGGGGCGAACAGGCCGACCACGCCGGGCTTGGCGCCGAGCCGGTTGCGCACCTCGCCGGCGACGGTCCGCACGTCGGCGGCCGACGTGCCCGCCGGCAGCTCCAGGGCCACCAGGGCCACGCCGCGCACGTCCAGTGCCTGGTCGGCCAGGGCGCCGGCGTTGGCCACGAGCTGGGCGGCCTTGACCTTCTCCAGCTCCTTCTCGGCCACTCTCAGCCGCTCCACCAGGGCCTCGACCCGGGCGGGCACCTCGGCGTCGGGCACCTTCAGCATGGCGGCGACGTTCTGCACCAGGGCCCGTTCCTGGGCCAGGTACTTGAACGCCTCGATGCCGACGTAGGCCTCCAGGCGGCGCACGCCGGAGCCGATGGACGACTCGCCGATCATCGTGACCGGGCCGATCTGGGACGAGTGCTCGACGTGCGTGCCGCCGCACAGCTCGCGCGACCACGGTCCGCCGATCTCGACGACGCGCACCTCTTCGTCGTAGGTCTCGCCGAACAGGGCGACCGCGCCCATCTCCTGGGCGCCGCCCATGTCGGTGTACACGACCTGGACCGGCAGGTCCTTGCGCACGGCGAGGTTGGAGACCTCTTCGATCTCGCTGCGGGTCTCCTCGGAAAGACCACCCGTCCAGGCGAAGTCCAGCCGCAGGTAGCCCGGCTTGTTGTACGAACCGCTCTGGAGGGCGGACGGGCCGAGCACCTGGCGCAGGGCGGCGTGCACGACGTGCGTGCCGGAGTGGCCCTGACGGGCGCCGATGCGCCATTCCGGGTCGACCCTGGCCTCGACGTGCTCGCCCTCGGCGATCTCGCCGCTGACCACCCGCACCTGGTGCACCCACAGCTTGCGGGCCACCTTCTGGACGTCCACGACCTCCAGCTCGGCGCTGCCGGACACGATCACGCCGGCGTCGCTCTCCTGGCCGCCGGACTCGGCGTACAGCGGCGTGCGGTCGAGCACGACCTCGACGATGTCGCCCTCGCGGGCCGACTTGACCCGCTTGCCGTTGCTGACGATGCCGCGCAGGGTGGCCTCGCTGGCCAGCTCCTGGTAGCCGGTGAACTCGGTGGCGCCGAGGTCGAGCAGCTCCCGGTACACGGTCTGGTCGCCGTGGCCGGTCTTCTTGCCGGCGGCGTCGGCCTTGGCGCGGGCGCGCTGCTCGGCCATCAGCTTCCGGAAGCCGTCCTCGTCCACGGTCAGGCCCGCTTCGGCGGCCATCTCCAGGGTGAGGTCGAGCGGGAAGCCGTACGTGTCGTGCAGCTGGAACGCCTTGTCACCCGGAAGGGTGGCGCGGTTGTCGGCCTTGACCTCGGCGGCGGCGGTCTCGAAGATCCGCGAGCCGGCGTCGAGCGTGCGGAGGAACGTGTCCTCCTCGGCCTTGAGCACCTGCTGGATCCGGGCGAAGCCGCTGACCAGGTCCGGGTAGGCCGGGCCCATGGCGTCGCGGACGATCTCGGCGAACGTCACCAGCACCGGCTCCGTCACGCCCAGCAGGCGGGCCGAGCGGACGATGCGGCGCAGCAGCCGGCGCAGCACGTAGCCGCGGGCCTCGTTGCCGGGGGTGACGCCGTCGCCGACCAGCAGCACACCGGACCGGGCGTGGTCGGCGATGACGCGGAAGCGGACGTCGTCCACCTCGTTGTCGCCGTACTTGCGGCCGGACAGCTCCTCGGCCTTCTGGATCACCGGGCGGACCAGGTCGGTCTCGTAGACGTTGTCCACGCCCTGGAGCAGGGAGGCGACCCGCTCGATGCCCATGCCGGTGTCGATGTTGCGGGTGGGCAGCTTGCCGATCGGCTTGTGGCCCAGCTTGGGGCTCAGGTCGCCGCGCACGTCCTGCATGAAGACCAGGTTCCAGATCTCCAGGTACCGGTCCTCGTCGGCCACGGGGCCGCCCTCGATGCCGTACGCGGGGCCGCGGTCGTAGTAGATCTCCGAGCACGGGCCGCCGGGACCGGGCACGCCCATGTCCCAGTAGTTGTCCTTGCCGTCACGGCGCTGGATGCGCTCCTGCGGCAGGCCGGCGACCTTCTGCCACAGCTCGATGGCCTCGTCGTCGTCCAGGTAGACGGTCACCCAGATGCGGTCCGGGTCGAAGCCGTAGCCGCCGTCGTCCTGGGACTTGGTGATCAGCTCCCAGGCGAGCCGGATGGCGTCTTCCTTGAAGTAGTCGCCGAACGAGAAGTTGCCGGCCATCTGGAAGAACGTGTTGTGCCGGGTGGTCTTGCCGACCTCGTCGATGTCCGGCGTGCGCACGCACTTCTGGATGCTGGTGGCGCGCTTGAACGGAGCCGGGGCCTCGCCGAGGAAGTACGGCTTGAACGGCACCATGCCGGCGTTGACGAACAGCAGGTTCGGGTCGTCGAGGATGAGCGAGGCGCTGGGCACGTACTTGTGGCCGGCGCGTTCGAAGTGCTCGCGGAAGCGCTTGATGATCTCGTGGGTCTGCACGGGTCTTGATTCCTTCGAAAGGGTGGAAACCTGGGCGCGGTGAGGCGACCGACCGGGCTGTCCGCCTCAGTCGATCGCCCGGCGCGCTCGCCGCCCCGGTGTGACGCCCGTCTGACGTGTCACGGTCTCGTGCAACTCGTCCTCGCGCTCGGACATCCCGGCGCGCACGTCGGCGCCGAAGGAGCCGAGGGCGCCGGCCAGCTGGCGCAGTCCCTGTCCGACGTTCTCCCCGATGCCGGCGGGCGTGGCGGCGTGCGCGGCCTGACCGGCCTTGCGGGCGGCGGCCACGCCCGCGGCGATACCCAGTCCGAACCAGAACAGCCGACTCATCGCCTACCCCTGCGTCGCGTGTGCTTGTTGGGCGCTTCCTTCGCCGCGCGCCGGGCGCGGACGGCCTTGCTCACGCCGTAGGACAGCGCGGCGGCCTTGACCAGCGGCCCGCCCAGTGTGGCGGTGAACAGCGAGGTGAGCGCGGAGACGTTGCCGGTGACCGCGCGGGCGTTGGCGGTGATGCCGTCGACCCGCTCCAGCTGCGTGTTCACGTGCGAGATCGTCGTGTTCGCGCCGGTGAAGATCGGATCGCTGTTCTCGTGCGCCTTGCGGATCGCGACCGTGGCCTCGTCCAACGTCCGGCCCAACTTGATCAACGGGATCGCCAGCAGGAGCACAAGCAGCACGAACGCGCCGGCGGCGACCAGCGCGGCGATCTGCCCTGGCGACACGGATCCTCCTGGTGGATTGCGAGGGCCGAATGGCGGCCCTCGAACGGTGGTCAAGGTTACCGCGCCGCCCTCGGCGGGCTCGAACGAGATCAGCGGTGGGCGCGCGTGCGCCGTGCCAAGGGTTGGGACGGTGGCCAAGACCCCCCATTTGGCGTCGATTGGATCGTGGTCGCGGCGGCTAGCGTGGGTCGCGCAGTGATCGTCGCGTCACAGGTCGTCACTCAGGGCTTGACATACACGACACCGAGTAGATGAGGTAAGCCTAACCTTAGTCAATTCGGTCGGAGGTGCCGTGTTCGTCGTCAGTTCCTCCGGCTACTTGATCCAGGCCGGCCACTCGACCGAAGCGGGCCGACCGATCCCGCCGGGGCGGCCCGCCGACGTGCTGGCCGAGGCGCACCGGGTGCTCGGCGAGCTGACCGAGCACGGCATCGGCGCGGACGCCGCCCTGGCCCTCGTCACGACCGTGCTCGCGGACGGCGGGGTCGACCTGACCCACCCGCTCGCCGCCGCCCACCTGCAACCGCCGCCACTGGCCGTGGCCGTGTCCGCGGACGCCCTGGCCAGCGCGGGCAACGCCTCCCTGGACACCTACGACTCCGGCCCGGCCGCCATCGCGGTGGAGCGGTGGGTGGTCGCGGCACTCGCGCGGATGGCCGGGTTCGACGCGGAGGCGGACGGCGTGTTCACGCCCGGCGGCACGTTGTCCAACCTGACCGCGTTGTTGCTGGCCAGGGACGCGGCGGCGGCACGGCTAGGCGTCGACGTGCGGTCCGACGGGGTGGCGGCGTTACCCGATCCGGTGGTCTTCTGCTCGGAACTTGCCCACTTCTCCGTGTCACGGGCGTGCGCGGCGCTGGGCATCGGCGAGCGCGCCGTGCGGCCGGTGTCGGTGGACTCGCACCGGCGGATGCGGCCGGACGCGCTGGCGTCGATGCTGAGGGCGTGCGGCACACCGGTGGCGATCGTGGCGACGGCGGGCACCACGGACTTCGGCTCGGTGGATCCGTTGCCGGAACTGGCCGTGATCGCCCGCGAGCACGGCGTGTGGCTGCACGTGGACGCGGCGTACGGCTTCGGCGCGGTGTTCTCGTCCAAGCTCGCGGGGCTGGTGGACGGCCTGGCCCTGGCCGACTCGGTGACCGCGGACCTGCACAAGATCGGCTGGCAGCCGGCGGCGGCGAGCGTGCTGCTGGTGCGTTCGTCGGCGTCGTTCGGGCCGTTGGAGCGGTCGGTGGCTTACCTGAACCCGGAGGACGACCGGGCGGAGGGCTACGACGGCACGCTCGGCCGTTCGTTGCAGACCACCCGGCGGCCGGACGCGGTGAAGGTGGCCGCGACGCTGCTCGCACTCGGCCGGGCGGGGCTGGGCGCGCTGGTGGACCGGTGCCACGAACTGGCCGGCCACGCCGCCGGGCTGATCGCCGCCGATCCCGCGTTCGAGCTGGTGGGCGGTGCGACGTTGACCACGGTCGTGTTCCGGTACCGGCCGGCGGACGACTCGGTGGCGGACGAGGTGAACGCGCGGCTGCGGCGGGCGTTGATGCGCGCGGGCGAGGCGCTGATCGGCCGGACCCAGGTCGACAAGGTGACGTGCCTGAAGTTGACCCTGCTCAACCCGAACGCCCGGGAGTCGGACCTGGTCGCGCTGTTGGCGCTGGTCCGTGAGGCCGGATCCGCCGCCGAACGACTCGTGGAGGGAGCGGCATGAGACCAGATCCTCTTGAAGGCGACGCGCGGGCGACTGCGGAGCACGCGCACCTTGAAGCGCTGCTGCGCTGCTGGGTTCAGGAGCGGAACGTGCCGGTGACGGACCGGGTGCGGATCGAGGTGCTCGGGCTGCCGTTGGAGGCGGAGGTGCGGTACGCGTCGCCTACCGGGCGGCACCGGTTCGGGGCGGTGACGTTGGCGGGCAAGCCGGTGGACCCGGTGGTCGCGGTCGCGTTGGCGGGCGCCGAACTCGGTGGTGACACGGCGGACCTGGTGGAGCGCACGGCCGAGTCGGTGCGCCGGGTGACGGGGTTCGTGGCCTACCGGCGCCGTGAGCCGGTGGGGCCGGCGGACCGGTTCCTGGACGCCGAGCAGCGGTTGATGCTCGGCCACCTGCACCACCCCGCGCCGAAGAGCCGGGACGGCCTGTCGGACGCGGACAACGCCCGGTACGCGCCGGAGCTGCGCGGCTCGTTCCCGCTGTTCTGGTTCTCGGCGGCCGAGGAGGTCGTGTCGCACGGCTCGGTGGCCGGTCCGGACGCGGTGTCGTTGATGTCCACGCTCGCCGGTCGCAGCCCGGAGCCGGGCCGCGTGCTCGTGCCCGCGCACCCTTGGCAAGCGCATGACCTGCTGCACCGGCCACGGATCGCGTCGTTGATCTCGCGCGGGCTGCTGGAGCCGCTGGGCGAGTTCGGACCCGCCTGGTCGCCGACCTCCAGCGTGCGCACGGTGTACCGGACGGGCGCGCCGGTGATGCTGAAGCTGTCGCTCGGCCTGCGGATCACCAACTCACGGCGCGAGTCCACGTCGACCGAGCTGCGCCGGGGCTCCGAGGTCCACCTGCTGCTGGAGTCCGGGTACGCGGCGGGCACGGAGAAGGCGCACCCCGAGTTCAGCGTCGTGCGCGACCCGGCGTGGATCGCGGTGGACGAGGGCGGCGAGGTCACCGGGCTGGAAGTGGCCGTGCGCGAGGCGCCGGAGGACATCGGCGATTCCCGCTGCCTGGCCGGGATGGTCGCGCCGAGGCCCGGCATCGGGCGCTCGCTGCTGGGTGAGCTGGTGCTGCGGCTGAACGCCGCCGAGTGGGTCGCCGACTACACCGACCACGTGCTGGTGCCGATGCTGCGGCTGTACGCGGAGACCGGCATCGGGTTGGAAGCGCACCAGCAGAACACGTTGGTGCGGCTCGACCCCGCCGGCCGGGTGGTCGGCGGGCGGTACCGGGACAACCAGGGCTACTACCTGGCGTCCTCGCACCTGCCGAAGGTGTTGGAGCGGCTGGGGGTCGAGGAGTCGACGCTGGCCGTGGTGGACGACGCGATCGTGGACGACCGGCTCACCTACTACCTGCTGCGCAACCAGGCGTTGGCGGTGATCGGCTGCATCGGCGTGGAAGGGCTGGCCGACGAACGGGACCTGCTGGGCGTGATGGCGGCACGGCTGGAGGCGGCGCTGCCCGCGTTGGCCGAGGCGGGTCCGGACGGCGACCGGTTGGCGCGCAGGTGGCTGGAGGCGGACGTGCTGCCGTGCAAGGCGAACCTGCTGACCAGGCTGGGGGGCATCGACGAGGTGCTGGCGCCGGTGGAAGCGCAGTCCGTGTACTTCGACGCGCCGAACCCGTTGCGGGAGGGCAGGTGCGCCCGGTGAGCCACCTCGACGCTTACCGGCCGACCGACGACCTCTCCGCGGTGCCCGGTCCGCCGCTGCCAGTGCTCACGGACGGCTGGCACGCCCGCGTGGTCGACCCCGTCACCCCCGACCTGGACCTGGTGCACCGCTGGATGCAGGCGCCGCACGTGGCCGCGTTCTGGCACCAGGCGTGGCCGCGTGAACGGTGGGAGGACGAGGTGCGCCGGCAGCTGTCCGGGCGGCACTCCCTGCCGGTGCTGGTGAGCCGGGGTGACGACCCGGTGATCTACCTGGAGGTGTACCGGGCGGCGCGGGACGTCGTCGCGCAGGTGTACCAGGCCCGGCCGCACGACGTGGGGCTGCACGTCGCCGTGGGCGATTTCGGGATGACCGATCGAGGGCTGGTGCGCGTGTTGCTGCCGGTGCTGACCCAGGCCCTCTTCGACGTGGACCCGCGGTGCACGCGGGTGCTGCTGGAGCCCGATGTGCGCAACCGTCAGGCGATCGCTTCGTTCACCGCTGGCGGGTTCGCGCCGGTGGGTGAGGTGTTGTTGCCGGACAAGGTGGCCTTGTTGATGGTGCGGACACGTTGACAACCTCCCCTCCCTGAAAGGGGTGGGGGATTCCCCGTCGGGCTCGCGCCCGGCAGTTCCTGTTTCTTCTCCCCCGGAAGGGAGGTTTCGCCGGATGCCTCGCCGACTAGTGTCGGGTCGGTCTTACTCCGGCTCCGCAGGCTGTGACCGCCTGCCCGGCGGCCAGGATGTTGCGCGCGGCGTTCACGTCGCGATCGTGCGAAGCCCCGCAACCGGGGCAGGTCCACTCCCGCACCCGCAGCGGCAGCGTGTCCATCAGGTGCCCGCAGTCCGAGCACGTCTTCGAGCTGGGCAGCCACCGGTCGACCACGACCAGGTCACGGCCGTACCAGCCGCACTTGTACTCCAGCATCGACCGCAACTCCGACCACGACGCGTCGGAGATCGCGCGGGCCAACGACCTGTTGCGCAGCATGTTGCGGACCGCCAGATCCTCGATCACGACCAGTTGGTTCTCCCGGACGAGTCGAGTGGTCAGCTTGTGCAACAAATCCCGCCGACGGTCGGCGATACGGGCATGGACACGCGCCACCCGCAGCCGGGCCTTGACCCGGTTCGCGGAACCCTTCTCCTTGCGGGCCAACGTCCGCTGGGCGCAGGCCAGCCGTTCCCGGTCCCGCCGCTCGTGCTTCGGGTTGGTGATCTTCTCCCCGGTCGACAGCGTGACCAGGGAAGTGATCCCCGCATCGACACCCACGACGTGATCTGTGGGTGGGGCGTGGATTATGGTGGTTTCGACCAGGATCGACACGTGCCACCGACCGGCCGGGTCACGCGACACCGTCACCGTGGACGGCTCGGCACCCTCGGGCAACGGCCTGGACCACACGACGTCCAGCGGCTCGGCCATCTTCGCCAACATCAGCCGGCCGTCGCGCCAGCGGAACGCAGACCGGGTGTACTCGACGGAAGCCCTGCCCCGCTTGCGGGACTTGAACCGCGGATAGCGAGACCGCTTCTCCCAGAACGCGGTGAACGCGGCCTGGAGGTGTCGCAGCGGCTGCTGCAACGGCACCGCCGACACCTCGTTGAGGAACGCCAGCGCGTCGGTCTTCTTCCACTCCGTGAGCAGGGCCGAGGTCTGCGCGTAGTTCACCCTGCGCTGCTCGCCGTACCACGCCGCAGTGCGGGCCTCCAACGCCCGGTTGTACACCACCCGCACACACCCGAACGTGCGCAACAACTCCACTTCCTGCGCCACAGACGGAAAGAAGCGGTACCGGAACGCCCGCTTCACCACCGATCCCGACGCCGTGATTCACATTAACACCCAGCGAATCAGCCTTGCCGACGCGGTCGAAAGCATCGGTTTCCTCCCCGGCGTGAACGCCGGGGTATCCACCGACAGGAGCCCAGATGAACTCCCGGGGGACGGTCACAGATGTGGTGGCTGTCGGGTGCGGTCCGTTCAACCTGGGCCTGGCCGCACTGGCGTCCACTGTGGACGATCTGGACGTGGTCGTGCTGGAGGCGCGGCCGGAGCTGCGGTGGCACAGCGGGATGATGTTCCCGGACGCGGTGTTGCAGGTCAGCTTCCTGGCCGACCTGGTGACGCTGGTCGATCCGACGCACCCGCTGTCGTTCCTGGCCTACCTGCGGGACGCGGACCGGCTGTACCCGTTCTACGTGCGGGAGAGGTTCCACCCGACCCGGCGCGAGTACGAGGACTACCTGCGTTGGGCGGCGTCCCGGCTGCCGGTGCGGTTCTCGCACCCGGTGACGTCGGCGCGGTGGGCCGACGACCGGTTCGTGGTGTCCGGGGAGCGGTTCTCGGTGGAGGCGCGGCACCTGGTGCTCGGGGTGGGCACCACGCCGTTCGTGCCGCCGGCGTTGGCCGGGCTGGGCGACCGGCTGGTGCACAGCTCCGACTACCTGCACCGGGAAGTGCCCGCTGACCGGGTGACCGTGGTGGGCTCGGGGCAGTCCGGTGCGGAGATCGTGCTGGACCTGTTGCGGCGCAACCTGGACGGCGGGCCGGCGGTGGCGTGGCTGACCCGCACGCCGGTGTTCGCGCCGCTCGACTACACCAAGCTGGTGCTGGAGATGACGACGCCGTCGTACGTGCGGCACTTCCACTCGTTGCCGCAGGAACGGCGGGACGCGTTGCGGGCCGAGCACTGGCGGCACTACCGGGCGATCTCGTCGGAGACGCTGGAGGAGCTGCACGACCTGCTGTACCGGCGGGAGTGGGAGCACGCGCGGGCGCCGGTCGAGCTGCGGCCGGGAGTGGCGGTGGTGTCGTCGGCGCTGGAGAACGGCGAAATCGTGCTGACGTGCGCGCACCGCGACACCGGCCGGACGTTCCGGCACCACACCGACCTGGTCGTCGCGGCCACCGGGTACGGGCAGGCGCCGACGCCGTTCCTCGCGCCGCTGGAACCGTTCGTGCACCGGGACGACCAGGGCCGGTACGTCGTCGCGCTGGACCACTCCATCTCGCTGGACCCGTCGATCACCGGCCGGGTCTTCGTGGCGAACGCCGACCTGCACAGCCACGGGGTGGCCGCGCCCGATCTCGGCATCGGGGCGGTCCGCAACGCGACCATCGTCAACGCGGTGACCGGCCGCGAGGTCTACCCGCTGCCCAAGCACACCGCCTACACCAGCTTCAGCGCCCCCCACGAGGGGAAATCCGGAGACGATCTTGACTGACTTGTGGCAC
This is a stretch of genomic DNA from Saccharothrix ecbatanensis. It encodes these proteins:
- a CDS encoding IucA/IucC family protein, which translates into the protein MRPDPLEGDARATAEHAHLEALLRCWVQERNVPVTDRVRIEVLGLPLEAEVRYASPTGRHRFGAVTLAGKPVDPVVAVALAGAELGGDTADLVERTAESVRRVTGFVAYRRREPVGPADRFLDAEQRLMLGHLHHPAPKSRDGLSDADNARYAPELRGSFPLFWFSAAEEVVSHGSVAGPDAVSLMSTLAGRSPEPGRVLVPAHPWQAHDLLHRPRIASLISRGLLEPLGEFGPAWSPTSSVRTVYRTGAPVMLKLSLGLRITNSRRESTSTELRRGSEVHLLLESGYAAGTEKAHPEFSVVRDPAWIAVDEGGEVTGLEVAVREAPEDIGDSRCLAGMVAPRPGIGRSLLGELVLRLNAAEWVADYTDHVLVPMLRLYAETGIGLEAHQQNTLVRLDPAGRVVGGRYRDNQGYYLASSHLPKVLERLGVEESTLAVVDDAIVDDRLTYYLLRNQALAVIGCIGVEGLADERDLLGVMAARLEAALPALAEAGPDGDRLARRWLEADVLPCKANLLTRLGGIDEVLAPVEAQSVYFDAPNPLREGRCAR
- a CDS encoding pyridoxal phosphate-dependent decarboxylase family protein, yielding MFVVSSSGYLIQAGHSTEAGRPIPPGRPADVLAEAHRVLGELTEHGIGADAALALVTTVLADGGVDLTHPLAAAHLQPPPLAVAVSADALASAGNASLDTYDSGPAAIAVERWVVAALARMAGFDAEADGVFTPGGTLSNLTALLLARDAAAARLGVDVRSDGVAALPDPVVFCSELAHFSVSRACAALGIGERAVRPVSVDSHRRMRPDALASMLRACGTPVAIVATAGTTDFGSVDPLPELAVIAREHGVWLHVDAAYGFGAVFSSKLAGLVDGLALADSVTADLHKIGWQPAAASVLLVRSSASFGPLERSVAYLNPEDDRAEGYDGTLGRSLQTTRRPDAVKVAATLLALGRAGLGALVDRCHELAGHAAGLIAADPAFELVGGATLTTVVFRYRPADDSVADEVNARLRRALMRAGEALIGRTQVDKVTCLKLTLLNPNARESDLVALLALVREAGSAAERLVEGAA
- the alaS gene encoding alanine--tRNA ligase translates to MQTHEIIKRFREHFERAGHKYVPSASLILDDPNLLFVNAGMVPFKPYFLGEAPAPFKRATSIQKCVRTPDIDEVGKTTRHNTFFQMAGNFSFGDYFKEDAIRLAWELITKSQDDGGYGFDPDRIWVTVYLDDDEAIELWQKVAGLPQERIQRRDGKDNYWDMGVPGPGGPCSEIYYDRGPAYGIEGGPVADEDRYLEIWNLVFMQDVRGDLSPKLGHKPIGKLPTRNIDTGMGIERVASLLQGVDNVYETDLVRPVIQKAEELSGRKYGDNEVDDVRFRVIADHARSGVLLVGDGVTPGNEARGYVLRRLLRRIVRSARLLGVTEPVLVTFAEIVRDAMGPAYPDLVSGFARIQQVLKAEEDTFLRTLDAGSRIFETAAAEVKADNRATLPGDKAFQLHDTYGFPLDLTLEMAAEAGLTVDEDGFRKLMAEQRARAKADAAGKKTGHGDQTVYRELLDLGATEFTGYQELASEATLRGIVSNGKRVKSAREGDIVEVVLDRTPLYAESGGQESDAGVIVSGSAELEVVDVQKVARKLWVHQVRVVSGEIAEGEHVEARVDPEWRIGARQGHSGTHVVHAALRQVLGPSALQSGSYNKPGYLRLDFAWTGGLSEETRSEIEEVSNLAVRKDLPVQVVYTDMGGAQEMGAVALFGETYDEEVRVVEIGGPWSRELCGGTHVEHSSQIGPVTMIGESSIGSGVRRLEAYVGIEAFKYLAQERALVQNVAAMLKVPDAEVPARVEALVERLRVAEKELEKVKAAQLVANAGALADQALDVRGVALVALELPAGTSAADVRTVAGEVRNRLGAKPGVVGLFAPDGDKVSFVVATTAAARDLGLAAGKLMPAFAPAVGGRGGGKPDLAQGGGTNPSGVAEAITALRAEVDRALEQR
- a CDS encoding DUF948 domain-containing protein, which codes for MSPGQIAALVAAGAFVLLVLLLAIPLIKLGRTLDEATVAIRKAHENSDPIFTGANTTISHVNTQLERVDGITANARAVTGNVSALTSLFTATLGGPLVKAAALSYGVSKAVRARRAAKEAPNKHTRRRGRR